A single window of Rhipicephalus microplus isolate Deutch F79 chromosome 5, USDA_Rmic, whole genome shotgun sequence DNA harbors:
- the LOC142818086 gene encoding uncharacterized protein LOC142818086 isoform X2, whose amino-acid sequence MSEPPDRQKVIEKYLQGLRHDDGYSHGYLKSDEELKLFERSLAAVNESQCRLLYDPLRISILSGQCAVPSCQGNRQSVHIWNGVLQENSGEKKKEQSSRTTDWQKEVYEKKRVNLQGTKKKGCAATMNLKRIELYPDFQVDVPQPCGQTREGRLKANKAKELQEALDAEQQTVAKDTRVYVRIADCSSHQNHGFEDMEAFSQNMDKSVAERIQMLAGEGITSVSDVKKCLHYYVHDILFANKEKPDSSCRAFFPTHRDISNQIQAVLKKDRFSTVDQENARILIEKIRGEQPESSVVYRPYTARSFVGSSDSDNVEEGVASECEDTLLFCFQTKFMRSMLKKYGGSVVCLDATHKTSDYALPLFLLVVKTPSGYTPAGVFIIQFETAHCIAEALDAWQRWLCRKENNISDPDEALRLMKHVASASNQHDFDKAVEVLVDSEYWKNERFRSYFEEVWLSVKELWVMSYRLEFDVLTTNNGIEAQNRVLKAQYVKSSSGKRSLTFLIMTVVHGYLPDK is encoded by the exons ATGAGCGAGCCTCCTGACCGACAGAAGGTGATCGAAAAGTACCTCCAAGGATTACGTCATGACGACGGCTACTCTCATGGCTACCTGAAGTCAGACGAAGAGCTAAAGCTTTTTGAGAGGTCCCTGGCTGCCGTCAACGAGAG CCAATGTCGTCTTCTCTATGATCCACTGCGGATCTCGATTCTCTCTGGACAATGTGCCGTTCCGAGTTGTCAAGGAAACCGTCAAAGTGTGCATATTTGGAACGGAGTACTACAAGAAaactcaggagaaaaaaaaaaagaacag AGTTCACGTACCACTGACTGGCAGAAGGAGGTGTACGAGAAGAAGCGGGTGAACCTCCAAGGCACAAAGAAGAAGGGGTGCGCAGCAACAATGAATTTGAAGCGGATTGAGTTGTACCCAGATTTCCAG GTGGATGTGCCCCAGCCATGCGGCCAGACAAGAGAGGGTCGTCTGAAAGCCAACAAGGCCAAGGAGCTGCAGGAGGCACTTGACGCAGAGCAGCAGACTGTGGCCAAAGACACGCGGGTATATGTTAGGATTGCCGACTGCAGTTCCCATCAAAACCATGGTTTCGAGGACATGGAAGCTTTCAGCCAAAACATGGACAAGAGTGTTGCTGAGCGAATTCAGATGTTGGCAGGAGAAGGCATTACTTCTGTATCAGATGTGAAAAAGTGCCTTCACTATTATGTGCACGACATACTTTTTGCGAACAAGGAGAAGCCTGATAGCAGCTGCAGGGCCTTTTTCCCAACACATCGTGACATCAGCAACCAGATCCAAGCTGTGCTTAAGAAAGACCGCTTCAGCACAGTTGATCAAGAGAATGCTAGAATCCTAATTGAAAAGATCAGGGGTGAGCAACCCGAATCCTCTGTTGTCTATCGGCCGTATACAGCACGCAGCTTCGTGGGTAGCAGCGACTCGGACAACGTGGAAGAGGGCGTTGCCAGCGAGTGTGAAGACACGTTGCTGTTTTGCTTCCAAACAAAATTCATGAGGAGCATGCTTAAAAAGTACGGAGGCTCAGTAGTTTGCCTGGACGCAACGCACAAGACGAGTGACTATGCCCTACCACTTTTCTTGCTTGTCGTGAAAACACCGTCGGGATACACACCAGCTGGTGTGTTTATCATACAGTTCGAGACGGCCCACTGTATCGCTGAGGCTTTAGAC GCATGGCAGAGGTGGCTGTGCAGAAAGGAAAACAACATATCCGATCCAGATGAGGCCCTGAGACTCATGAAACACGTAGCCAGTGCTTCAAATCAGCATGACTTTGACAAGGCGGTTGAAGTCCTTGTTGACTCTGAgtattggaaaaacgaaagattccGCAGTTACTTTGAAGAAGTGTGGCTGTCAGTAAAGGAGCTGTGGGTCATGTCTTACAGGCTGGAGTTTGACGTGTTGACCACAAATAACGGCATTGAGGCCCAAAACCGCGTGTTGAAGGCACAGTACGTGAAAAGTTCCAGCGGGAAACGGTCGTTAACATTCCTGATCATGACTGTCGTTCATGGCTACCTTCCCGACAAATAA
- the LOC142818086 gene encoding uncharacterized protein LOC142818086 isoform X1, producing MSEPPDRQKVIEKYLQGLRHDDGYSHGYLKSDEELKLFERSLAAVNESQCRLLYDPLRISILSGQCAVPSCQGNRQSVHIWNGVLQENSGEKKKEQSSRTTDWQKEVYEKKRVNLQGTKKKGCAATMNLKRIELYPDFQVDVPQPCGQTREGRLKANKAKELQEALDAEQQTVAKDTRVYVRIADCSSHQNHGFEDMEAFSQNMDKSVAERIQMLAGEGITSVSDVKKCLHYYVHDILFANKEKPDSSCRAFFPTHRDISNQIQAVLKKDRFSTVDQENARILIEKIRGEQPESSVVYRPYTARSFVGSSDSDNVEEGVASECEDTLLFCFQTKFMRSMLKKYGGSVVCLDATHKTSDYALPLFLLVVKTPSGYTPAGVFIIQFETAHCIAEALDVFKQWCDNWSPQYWMVDYSKAEISAIKQVFPGSQISICDFHRLQAWQRWLCRKENNISDPDEALRLMKHVASASNQHDFDKAVEVLVDSEYWKNERFRSYFEEVWLSVKELWVMSYRLEFDVLTTNNGIEAQNRVLKAQYVKSSSGKRSLTFLIMTVVHGYLPDK from the exons ATGAGCGAGCCTCCTGACCGACAGAAGGTGATCGAAAAGTACCTCCAAGGATTACGTCATGACGACGGCTACTCTCATGGCTACCTGAAGTCAGACGAAGAGCTAAAGCTTTTTGAGAGGTCCCTGGCTGCCGTCAACGAGAG CCAATGTCGTCTTCTCTATGATCCACTGCGGATCTCGATTCTCTCTGGACAATGTGCCGTTCCGAGTTGTCAAGGAAACCGTCAAAGTGTGCATATTTGGAACGGAGTACTACAAGAAaactcaggagaaaaaaaaaaagaacag AGTTCACGTACCACTGACTGGCAGAAGGAGGTGTACGAGAAGAAGCGGGTGAACCTCCAAGGCACAAAGAAGAAGGGGTGCGCAGCAACAATGAATTTGAAGCGGATTGAGTTGTACCCAGATTTCCAG GTGGATGTGCCCCAGCCATGCGGCCAGACAAGAGAGGGTCGTCTGAAAGCCAACAAGGCCAAGGAGCTGCAGGAGGCACTTGACGCAGAGCAGCAGACTGTGGCCAAAGACACGCGGGTATATGTTAGGATTGCCGACTGCAGTTCCCATCAAAACCATGGTTTCGAGGACATGGAAGCTTTCAGCCAAAACATGGACAAGAGTGTTGCTGAGCGAATTCAGATGTTGGCAGGAGAAGGCATTACTTCTGTATCAGATGTGAAAAAGTGCCTTCACTATTATGTGCACGACATACTTTTTGCGAACAAGGAGAAGCCTGATAGCAGCTGCAGGGCCTTTTTCCCAACACATCGTGACATCAGCAACCAGATCCAAGCTGTGCTTAAGAAAGACCGCTTCAGCACAGTTGATCAAGAGAATGCTAGAATCCTAATTGAAAAGATCAGGGGTGAGCAACCCGAATCCTCTGTTGTCTATCGGCCGTATACAGCACGCAGCTTCGTGGGTAGCAGCGACTCGGACAACGTGGAAGAGGGCGTTGCCAGCGAGTGTGAAGACACGTTGCTGTTTTGCTTCCAAACAAAATTCATGAGGAGCATGCTTAAAAAGTACGGAGGCTCAGTAGTTTGCCTGGACGCAACGCACAAGACGAGTGACTATGCCCTACCACTTTTCTTGCTTGTCGTGAAAACACCGTCGGGATACACACCAGCTGGTGTGTTTATCATACAGTTCGAGACGGCCCACTGTATCGCTGAGGCTTTAGACGTTTTCAAGCAGTGGTGTGACAACTGGTCCCCACAATACTGGATGGTGGATTATAGCAAGGCAGAAATAAGTGCCATCAAGCAAGTGTTTCCAGGGAGTCAAATCTCCATCTGTGACTTCCATAGACTACAGGCATGGCAGAGGTGGCTGTGCAGAAAGGAAAACAACATATCCGATCCAGATGAGGCCCTGAGACTCATGAAACACGTAGCCAGTGCTTCAAATCAGCATGACTTTGACAAGGCGGTTGAAGTCCTTGTTGACTCTGAgtattggaaaaacgaaagattccGCAGTTACTTTGAAGAAGTGTGGCTGTCAGTAAAGGAGCTGTGGGTCATGTCTTACAGGCTGGAGTTTGACGTGTTGACCACAAATAACGGCATTGAGGCCCAAAACCGCGTGTTGAAGGCACAGTACGTGAAAAGTTCCAGCGGGAAACGGTCGTTAACATTCCTGATCATGACTGTCGTTCATGGCTACCTTCCCGACAAATAA